One genomic segment of Macaca fascicularis isolate 582-1 chromosome 19, T2T-MFA8v1.1 includes these proteins:
- the ZNF579 gene encoding zinc finger protein 579 isoform X1 — translation MDPQPPPPAQGSPPHRGRGRGRGRGRGRGRGRGRGGAGAPRAPLPCPTCGRLFRFPYYLSRHRLSHSGLRPHACPLCPKAFRRPAHLSRHLRGHGPQPPLRCAACPRTFPEPAQLRRHLAQEHAGGEVELAIERVAKETAEPSWGPQDQGSEQPTTAAAGTTEEEAAAAWPETWPAGEPATLAAPTSAAEPRESESEEAEAGAAELRAELALAAGRQEEKQVLLQADWTLLCLRCREAFATKGELKAHPCLRPEGEQEGEGGPPPRPKRHQCSICLKAFARPWSLSRHRLVHSTDRPFVCPDCGLAFRLASYLRQHRRVHGPLSLLAPLPAAGKKDDKASGARNSAKGPEGGEGAECGGASEGGEGGQNGGDAAPARPPAGEPRFWCPECGKGFRRRAHLRQHGVTHSGARPFQCVRCQREFKRLADLARHAQVHAGGPAPHPCPRCPRRFSRAYSLLRHQRCHRAELERAAALQALQAQAPLSPPPPPQPLKAEQEEGLPLPLANIKEEPPSPGTPPQSPPAPPVFLSASCFDSQDHSAFEMEEEEAGRLGKKGGGQLARGMETGGDAPACLSPRYTHWTPSPVWNCQTLGVPSEQRSVLVPLSVCE, via the exons ATGGATCCGCAGCCTCCTCCACCCGCCCAGGGCAGCCCACCTCACCGTGGCCGAGGCCGTGGCCGTGGCCGAGGCCGTGGTCGAGGCCGTGGCCGTGGCAGGGGGGGCGCTGGAGCCCCTCGGgcgcccctgccctgccccacctgcGGCCGCCTCTTCCGTTTCCCCTACTACCTCTCCCGGCACCGGCTGAGCCACTCTGGGCTCCGGCCCCACGCCTGCCCGCTGTGCCCCAAGGCCTTCCGCCGGCCGGCCCACCTCTCCCGCCACCTGCGCGGCCACGGGCCCCAGCCCCCGCTGCGCTGCGCCGCCTGCCCCCGCACCTTCCCGGAACCCGCCCAGCTAAGGCGCCACCTGGCTCAGGAGCACGCAGGCGGCGAGGTCGAGCTGGCCATCGAGAGGGTGGCCAAGGAGACGGCCGAGCCCAGCTGGGGCCCGCAGGACCAGGGCTCGGAGCAGCCCACCACGGCTGCAGCGGGGACCACGGAGGAGGAGGCGGCCGCGGCATGGCCTGAGACGTGGCCTGCGGGGGAGCCGGCCACGCTGGCAGCGCCCACCAGCGCCGCGGAGCCCCGGGAGTCGGAGTCGGAGGAGGCCGAGGCCGGGGCAGCAGAGCTGAGGGCCGAGCTGGCGCTGGCGGCCGGGCGGCAGGAGGAGAAACAGGTCCTGCTCCAGGCGGACTGGACGCTGCTGTGCCTGCGCTGCCGCGAAGCCTTCGCCACCAAGGGCGAGCTCAAGGCGCACCCGTGTCTGCGCCCCGAGGGGGAACAGGAGGGTGAAGGAGGGCCTCCGCCACGCCCCAAGCGACACCAGTGCTCCATCTGCCTCAAGGCCTTCGCCAGGCCCTGGTCCCTGTCGCGCCACCGGCTGGTCCACTCCACCGACCGCCCTTTCGTGTGCCCAGACTGCGGCCTGGCCTTCCGCCTCGCCTCCTACCTCCGCCAGCACCGCCGCGTCCACGGCCCGCTCAGCCTGCTGGCCCCGCTGCCCGCGGCGGGCAAGAAGGACGACAAGGCCTCAGGTGCACGGAACTCAGCCAAGGGGCCGGAGGGGGGCGAGGGGGCGGAGTGCGGGGGTGCCTCGGAAGGGGGAGAAGGCGGGCAGAACGGAGGCGACGCCGCCCCAGCCCGGCCCCCAGCCGGGGAGCCCCGCTTCTGGTGCCCAGAGTGCGGCAAAGGTTTCAGGCGCCGGGCGCACCTGCGGCAGCACGGGGTGACCCACTCAGGAGCGCGCCCTTTCCAGTGCGTGCGCTGCCAGCGGGAGTTCAAGCGCCTGGCCGACCTGGCGCGCCACGCACAGGTGCACGCGGGGGGCCCGGCCCCGCACCCGTGCCCCCGCTGCCCGCGCCGATTCTCACGCGCCTACAGCCTCTTGCGCCACCAGCGCTGCCACCGCGCAGAGCTGGAGAGGGCCGCCGCGCTGCAGGCACTGCAGGCCCAGGCCCCGCtgtcgccgccgccgcccccgcagCCCCTGAAGGCCGAGCAGGAGGAAGGGCTCCCGCTGCCCCTCGCAAACATTAAGGAAGAGCCGCCCTCTCCGGGGACCCCACCCCAGTCCCCACCGGCTCCCCCTGTCTTCCTCAGCGCCTCCTGTTTCGACAGCCAAGACCACTCAGCCTtcgagatggaggaggaagag GCAGGACGACTTGGAAAAAAAGGCGGCGGACAGTTGGCCAGAGGGATGGAGACTGGTGGGGACGCCCCCGCCTGCCTGTCCCCCCGTTACACACACTGGACACCATCACCTGTTTGGAACTGCCAGACCCTGGGGGTCCCCAGTGAGCAAAGGTCTGTCCTTGTCCCTTTGTCTGTCTGTGAATAA
- the ZNF579 gene encoding zinc finger protein 579 isoform X2, translating to MDPQPPPPAQGSPPHRGRGRGRGRGRGRGRGRGRGGAGAPRAPLPCPTCGRLFRFPYYLSRHRLSHSGLRPHACPLCPKAFRRPAHLSRHLRGHGPQPPLRCAACPRTFPEPAQLRRHLAQEHAGGEVELAIERVAKETAEPSWGPQDQGSEQPTTAAAGTTEEEAAAAWPETWPAGEPATLAAPTSAAEPRESESEEAEAGAAELRAELALAAGRQEEKQVLLQADWTLLCLRCREAFATKGELKAHPCLRPEGEQEGEGGPPPRPKRHQCSICLKAFARPWSLSRHRLVHSTDRPFVCPDCGLAFRLASYLRQHRRVHGPLSLLAPLPAAGKKDDKASGARNSAKGPEGGEGAECGGASEGGEGGQNGGDAAPARPPAGEPRFWCPECGKGFRRRAHLRQHGVTHSGARPFQCVRCQREFKRLADLARHAQVHAGGPAPHPCPRCPRRFSRAYSLLRHQRCHRAELERAAALQALQAQAPLSPPPPPQPLKAEQEEGLPLPLANIKEEPPSPGTPPQSPPAPPVFLSASCFDSQDHSAFEMEEEEVDSKAHLRGLGGLAS from the coding sequence ATGGATCCGCAGCCTCCTCCACCCGCCCAGGGCAGCCCACCTCACCGTGGCCGAGGCCGTGGCCGTGGCCGAGGCCGTGGTCGAGGCCGTGGCCGTGGCAGGGGGGGCGCTGGAGCCCCTCGGgcgcccctgccctgccccacctgcGGCCGCCTCTTCCGTTTCCCCTACTACCTCTCCCGGCACCGGCTGAGCCACTCTGGGCTCCGGCCCCACGCCTGCCCGCTGTGCCCCAAGGCCTTCCGCCGGCCGGCCCACCTCTCCCGCCACCTGCGCGGCCACGGGCCCCAGCCCCCGCTGCGCTGCGCCGCCTGCCCCCGCACCTTCCCGGAACCCGCCCAGCTAAGGCGCCACCTGGCTCAGGAGCACGCAGGCGGCGAGGTCGAGCTGGCCATCGAGAGGGTGGCCAAGGAGACGGCCGAGCCCAGCTGGGGCCCGCAGGACCAGGGCTCGGAGCAGCCCACCACGGCTGCAGCGGGGACCACGGAGGAGGAGGCGGCCGCGGCATGGCCTGAGACGTGGCCTGCGGGGGAGCCGGCCACGCTGGCAGCGCCCACCAGCGCCGCGGAGCCCCGGGAGTCGGAGTCGGAGGAGGCCGAGGCCGGGGCAGCAGAGCTGAGGGCCGAGCTGGCGCTGGCGGCCGGGCGGCAGGAGGAGAAACAGGTCCTGCTCCAGGCGGACTGGACGCTGCTGTGCCTGCGCTGCCGCGAAGCCTTCGCCACCAAGGGCGAGCTCAAGGCGCACCCGTGTCTGCGCCCCGAGGGGGAACAGGAGGGTGAAGGAGGGCCTCCGCCACGCCCCAAGCGACACCAGTGCTCCATCTGCCTCAAGGCCTTCGCCAGGCCCTGGTCCCTGTCGCGCCACCGGCTGGTCCACTCCACCGACCGCCCTTTCGTGTGCCCAGACTGCGGCCTGGCCTTCCGCCTCGCCTCCTACCTCCGCCAGCACCGCCGCGTCCACGGCCCGCTCAGCCTGCTGGCCCCGCTGCCCGCGGCGGGCAAGAAGGACGACAAGGCCTCAGGTGCACGGAACTCAGCCAAGGGGCCGGAGGGGGGCGAGGGGGCGGAGTGCGGGGGTGCCTCGGAAGGGGGAGAAGGCGGGCAGAACGGAGGCGACGCCGCCCCAGCCCGGCCCCCAGCCGGGGAGCCCCGCTTCTGGTGCCCAGAGTGCGGCAAAGGTTTCAGGCGCCGGGCGCACCTGCGGCAGCACGGGGTGACCCACTCAGGAGCGCGCCCTTTCCAGTGCGTGCGCTGCCAGCGGGAGTTCAAGCGCCTGGCCGACCTGGCGCGCCACGCACAGGTGCACGCGGGGGGCCCGGCCCCGCACCCGTGCCCCCGCTGCCCGCGCCGATTCTCACGCGCCTACAGCCTCTTGCGCCACCAGCGCTGCCACCGCGCAGAGCTGGAGAGGGCCGCCGCGCTGCAGGCACTGCAGGCCCAGGCCCCGCtgtcgccgccgccgcccccgcagCCCCTGAAGGCCGAGCAGGAGGAAGGGCTCCCGCTGCCCCTCGCAAACATTAAGGAAGAGCCGCCCTCTCCGGGGACCCCACCCCAGTCCCCACCGGCTCCCCCTGTCTTCCTCAGCGCCTCCTGTTTCGACAGCCAAGACCACTCAGCCTtcgagatggaggaggaagaggtagaCAGCAAGGCTCACCTGCGCGGGCTGGGGGGCCTGGCCTCCTGA